From a region of the Procambarus clarkii isolate CNS0578487 chromosome 18, FALCON_Pclarkii_2.0, whole genome shotgun sequence genome:
- the LOC138365938 gene encoding uncharacterized protein — protein MEYIMKELSKLTFLSGDILNIVKMTETRMSKTHGDIPILEDILPSPLETVEQVESLSHELKVNSEYKKSMVQTLSQMGGASCGDTVRRMMRRIATYGVWSQYSLVGRKRKRVFKTLDICNVIIKACINTHTNATERDVETSIAD, from the exons atggaatacataatgaaggaattgtcaaaattgacatttttatcaggggatatcctgaatatcgtcaaaatgacggaaacccgtatgtcaaaaacacatggagatataccaatcctggaagacattcttccatccccacttgaaactgttgagcaggtggaaagtctgtcacacgagctaaaagttaacagtgaatataaaaagagtatg gtccagacgctgtctcaaatgggcggtgcaagctgtggagacacagtgagacgaatgatgaggaggatagcgacctatggggtctggtctcagtattcactcgttgggcgcaagaggaaacgtgtcttcaaaaccttggatatttgtaatgtaataataa aagcctgtatcaacacccacactaatgcaactgaaagagatgttgagacaagtattgctgattag